The following are encoded together in the Daucus carota subsp. sativus chromosome 5, DH1 v3.0, whole genome shotgun sequence genome:
- the LOC108223073 gene encoding serine/threonine protein phosphatase 2A 55 kDa regulatory subunit B beta isoform, which yields MQGDQANATAAAAAAPPSSLDWKFSQVFGGHGAGEQAKEGDIISAIEFNKSGHHLAAGDSGGRVVIFERSNTTAHVGSRRDAERIDYSNSRHPEFRYMTEFKSHEPEMDYLTSKEYDEEINKVRWWQSANGALFLLSTNDKTIKFWKVREKKAKKILQMDPDSESSLNESFSRSTLSSGGLSNGGSSDVSSDPKSHTGCSFPPGGVASIRLPVVSRNESSLMATCRRVYGRAHVYRINSISCNSDGETFISADDLRINLWNVETNRQSFNIVDLKPEKAEDLDELITSAEFHPTHCNTLAYSSSKGLIRLVDLRQSALCDKHFKLFEEPEAPGSKSYFRDVIASISDIKFRKDGRYLLSRDYMTLKLWDINMDCGPVSTFQVHEYIRPDLFYLYQNDYLTDQFQCCLSGNGQRVATGSYSLFRVFGTAEGSTEATFVEASKNPMRRRGQTPSRPSRSPVVRRGAQSRVLEADEDSINYNAKLQHLAWHPSENIIACSGADSLFMFYA from the exons ATGCAAGGTGATCAAGCAAACGCCACAGCAGCAGCGGCAGCAGCTCCGCCGAGCTCGCTGGACTGGAAGTTCTCTCAGGTGTTCGGTGGACACGGTGCCGGCGAACAAGCTAAAGAAG GTGATATCATATCGGCAATTGAGTTCAATAAATCTGGTCACCATCTGGCTGCTGGGGACTCTGGTGGTCGAGTGGTCATATTTGAAAGGAGTAACACAACAGCG CATGTTGGAAGTCGAAGGGATGCAGAGAGGATTGATTATTCAAATAGCAGGCATCCAGAATTTCGTTACATGACTGAGTTTAAGAGTCATGAACCCGAG ATGGATTATCTTACGAGCAAGGAATATGATGAAGAGATAAATAAAGTTAGATGGTGGCAATCAGCCAACGGGGCCTTATTTCTTTTGTCAACCAATGACAAAACGATAAAATTTTGGAAG GTTCGAGAAAAAAAAGCCAAGAAGATTTTGCAGATGGACCCAGATTCTGAAAGTTCCTTGAATGAAAGTTTCTCTAGGTCAACTCTTTCTTCAGGCGGTCTATCAAATGGAGGGTCTTCCGACGTATCATCTGATCCAAAGTCACACACTGGTTGTTCATTTCCGCCTGGAGGAGTTGCATCCATACGTTTGCCTGTG GTAAGCCGCAATGAGAGTAGTCTTATGGCAACCTGTAGACGAGTTTATGGCCGTGCGCATGTCTATCGTATCAATTCCATTTCATGTAACAG TGATGGAGAAACCTTTATTTCAGCGGATGACTTGAGAATAAACCTCTGGAATGTGGAAACAAATCGTCAAAGTTTTAATATTGTTGATCTGAAGCCTGAAAAAGCAGAGGATCTTGATG AGTTGATTACATCAGCAGAATTTCATCCTACCCATTGTAACACACTAGCTTATAGTAGTTCAAAAGGATTAATTCGTCTGGTTGATTTGCGACAATCTGCTTTGTGTGACAAACATTTCAAACT GTTTGAGGAACCGGAGGCACCTGGCTCAAAATCATACTTTAGGGATGTAATTGCCTCCATCTCTGATATCAAGTTTAGGAAGGACGGGAGATATTTACTCAGTCGGGACTACATGACACTAAAG ttATGGGATATTAATATGGATTGTGGACCAGTCTCGACCTTCCAGGTTCATGAGTATATAAGGCCAGAC ttattttatttatatcaaaatgatTACCTCACGGATCAATTTCAGTGTTGCTTAAGTGGTAATGGTCAGCGGGTTGCGACTGGTTCTTACAG TTTATTTCGCGTGTTTGGAACTGCTGAGGGTAGTACAGAAGCAACCTTTGTGGAAGCTAGCAAAAATCCGATGAG GCGACGAGGTCAAACGCCATCGAGGCCTTCTAGATCCCCTGTTGTTAGAAGAG GGGCTCAAAGCCGAGTTTTAGAAGCCGACGAAGACTCCATCAATTACAATGCGAAGCTACAGCACCTGGCATGGCACCCAAGTGAAAATATCATTGCTTGTTCTGGTGCAGACAGCTTGTTCATGTTTTATGCATAA
- the LOC108220475 gene encoding dof zinc finger protein DOF3.1, with translation MQDPSTYSQINLQFPEQEHLKCPRCDSSNTKFCYYNNYNLSQPRHLCKNCKRYWTKGGTLRNIPVGGGSRKVTKRSSNPKKSTNSKSTQEKQEPLSASASVINTKDQDGSLLEIGGTFSSLLEVNNGQFGNMIEGLNASGSPSLQLGDFSQNQSNSGLGSSLVANPFVEFGNNKDSEGFLGVQHDQDSSSWSGTSGDPDLAMYTPGSSFSVDKSFNL, from the coding sequence ATGCAAGACCCATCAACTTATTCTCAGATCAATCTCCAATTCCCTGAGCAAGAACACTTGAAATGCCCAAGATGTGATTCTTCCAACACTAAGTTTTGCTACTACAACAACTACAATCTCTCTCAGCCACGCCATTTATGCAAGAACTGCAAAAGGTACTGGACTAAAGGGGGCACTTTGAGGAACATTCCTGTGGGTGGGGGTAGCAGGAAAGTCACTAAACGCAGCTCAAACCCGAAAAAATCGACAAATTCTAAGTCTACACAGGAGAAACAAGAACCCCTTTCAGCTTCTGCATCAGTGATCAATACTAAAGATCAGGATGGTTCTTTGCTTGAAATTGGTGGGACTTTTAGCTCACTTCTTGAGGTGAATAATGGCCAGTTTGGGAATATGATAGAGGGTTTGAATGCTAGTGGATCACCTAGTTTGCAATTGGGGGATTTTTCGCAGAATCAGAGCAATTCTGGGCTGGGATCAAGCTTAGTTGCTAACCCTTTTGTTGAATTTGGAAATAACAAGGATTCAGAGGGGTTTTTGGGTGTTCAACATGATCAAGATTCGAGTTCTTGGAGCGGTACTAGTGGGGATCCTGATCTTGCTATGTACACACCAGGTTCGAGCTTTTCAGTAGATAAAAGTTTCAATCTTTGA
- the LOC108221125 gene encoding uncharacterized protein LOC108221125, with protein MNLWRKEFRKQVKSSRLRKKRKMMKQSREVEMKDVMLVKDVENLGAGEEVKKMKGVLESCCRQEDLPKYDLSNSHSMQGEASSTSCDVCMDVFSIRDLVCAPSCKHRVCRDCMKIYLRKEIQEDASQVVCPESKCKDVLRPEFCRRFIPEEVFCRWKSELTLASSFGRRKIECPNPDCRQEFMDDSKGYPIRACPKCWNLICMPCGLVEWHAGKDCHTFRMENMYSNYYERRARYNFQHDGKFRFGL; from the coding sequence atgaactTGTGGAGGAAGGAGTTTCGAAAACAAGTTAAGAGCTCTCGTCTCaggaagaagaggaagatgatGAAGCAGAGCAGGGAAGTAGAGATGAAAGATGTAATGCTGGTGAAGGATGTCGAAAACTTGGGTGCCGGAGAAGAAGTCAAGAAGATGAAGGGTGTCCTGGAGTCTTGCTGCAGACAGGAAGATCTTCCTAAATATGATCTATCGAATAGCCATTCCATGCAGGGGGAAGCTTCGAGCACTAGTTGTGATGTGTGCATGGATGTGTTCTCGATCAGGGATTTAGTGTGTGCTCCCAGCTGCAAGCACAGAGTCTGCAGGGATTGCATGAAAATTTATCTGAGGAAAGAGATACAAGAAGATGCCTCACAGGTTGTGTGTCCTGAATCTAAGTGTAAAGATGTTCTGAGGCCAGAGTTTTGTCGTAGGTTTATTCCTGAGGAAGTGTTTTGTAGATGGAAGAGTGAGTTAACTCTGGCATCTTCTTTTGGGAGGAGGAAGATTGAATGTCCGAATCCTGATTGTCGACAAGAGTTCATGGATGATTCGAAGGGATACCCCATAAGGGCGTGCCCAAAGTGTTGGAATTTGATTTGCATGCCCTGCGGACTGGTGGAGTGGCATGCTGGAAAGGACTGCCACACCTTTCGTATGGAAAATATGTATTCCAATTATTATGAAAGACGGGCACGATACAATTTTCAGCACGACGGAAAATTTCGTTTTGGACTCTGA
- the LOC108220565 gene encoding pentatricopeptide repeat-containing protein At5g27110: MDIPQLLFFLKTFTNTRLLTQGKLVHQKILTLGLKNNIVLSKNLITFYFSCQDFNYGRLVFQSVENPFDISLWNSLMAAYTRNYKFLEVLDLFRVLLLQFDCIRPDNYTYPSVLKCCSELGRIDYGGIVHGSVLKRGYVWDVVVASSVVGMYAKGGLFGYAMRVFDEMPARDVPCWNAVMSCYYHDGQWEKALELFGRMKGSGFSPDSVSYTTAISSCSRLLDLERGKVIHHEMLSSGFPLDSFVSAALVDMYGKCGCLETAIEVFDQMPKKSLVSWNSMIAGYRLRGDSNSGIKLLWRMIEEGNKPTSTTLSSLLMACSNSVTLLHGKFLHGYMIRNNIEADIFILNTLVDLYFKCRRTKYAEFIFRAMTKTDIVAWNVMISGYVSVGCYLKAIGIFNDMKEAGIKPDAFSLASVLAACSQLGALKQGKEIHKSMSLSMIESNQIVVGALLDMYAKCGAVNEAISVFNQLRVKDLVSWTSMIMAYGSHGQACEALQLFKEMQKSNIKPDRVTFLAVISACSHAGLVDEGLYYYSTMINNYRIQPTIAELSCLIDLLGRAGKLQEAYGILQRTPDIKDDIDLLSTLLSACHMHGELELGEEIASLLIERDPNDPSTYIILAKMYASGRKWNEARKVRLKMKELGLKKNPGCSWIEIDGRIKPFFVEDTEVSQQDMIYSCLSILASHMEKDELVVDDSH, from the coding sequence ATGGACATCCCACAGCTCTTGTTCTTCCTCAAAACATTCACCAACACAAGATTACTTACACAAGGCAAACTTGTACATCAAAAGATCTTAACTTTAGGCTTAAAAAACAACATTGTCCTCTCCAAAAATCTCATAACTTTCTACTTTTCTTGCCAAGATTTTAACTATGGCAGGCTTGTTTTTCAATCTGTAGAAAACCCTTTTGATATATCTTTGTGGAATAGCCTTATGGCAGCTTACACTAGGAATTATAAATTCTTGGAAGTTCTTGATCTTTTTCGAGTTTTGTTGTTGCAATTTGATTGTATTAGGCCTGATAATTATACTTACCCTAGTGTTTTGAAGTGTTGTAGTGAGTTGGGTAGGATTGATTATGGTGGGATAGTTCATGGTAGTGTGTTGAAAAGAGGTTATGTTTGGGATGTGGTTGTGGCAAGTTCTGTTGTGGGGATGTATGCGAAAGGTGGGTTGTTTGGGTATGCGATGagagtgtttgatgaaatgcctgCGAGGGATGTTCCGTGTTGGAATGCTGTTATGTCTTGTTACTATCATGATGGGCAGTGGGAGAAAGCGTTGGAATTGTTTGGGAGAATGAAGGGGTCTGGATTTTCGCCTGATTCTGTTAGTTATACTACTGCGATTTCTTCGTGTTCTAGGCTTTTGGATTTGGAAAGGGGGAAGGTTATTCATCATGAAATGTTGAGTAGTGGGTTTCCTTTGGATAGTTTTGTTAGTGCTGCTCTTGTTGATATGTATGGGAAATGTGGTTGTTTAGAGACGGCTATTGAGGTTTTTGATCAAATGCCCAAAAAGAGCTTAGTTTCCTGGAATTCTATGATTGCAGGATATAGATTACGAGGAGACAGTAATTCAGGAATTAAACTTTTGTGGAGAATGATTGAAGAAGGAAACAAACCTACTTCGACAACTTTGAGCAGCTTATTAATGGCTTGTTCTAACTCGGTGACACTACTACATGGGAAGTTCCTTCATGGTTATATGATCAGAAATAACATTGAAGCTGATATATTCATCCTGAACACGCTTGTAGATCTTTACTTTAAATGCCGCCGTACTAAGTATGCTGAGTTCATTTTCAGAGCAATGACAAAGACGGATATAGTGGCATGGAATGTAATGATTTCTGGTTATGTATCGGTAGGTTGTTACTTGAAGGCTATTGGCATATTCAATGATATGAAAGAAGCTGGGATAAAACCTGATGCATTTTCACTGGCTAGTGTCCTTGCAGCATGTTCACAATTAGGTGCCTTAAAGCAGGGCAAAGAGATACACAAGTCAATGAGTTTGAGtatgattgaatcaaatcaaataGTCGTTGGAGCTCTTCTTGATATGTATGCTAAATGTGGTGCTGTTAATGAAGCTATCAGCGTTTTTAATCAGTTACGGGTGAAAGACCTTGTATCATGGACTTCAATGATAATGGCTTATGGATCTCATGGCCAGGCATGTGAAGCTTTGCAGCTTTTTAAAGAAATGCAGAAGTCTAATATCAAACCTGACAGAGTTACTTTCTTGGCTGTCATTTCTGCATGTAGTCATGCAGGATTAGTTGACGAGGGACTTTACTATTACAGCACAATGATCAATAACTATAGGATTCAACCCACAATTGCTGAGCTATCGTGCTTGATAGATTTACTTGGGCGTGCTGGAAAATTACAAGAAGCTTATGGTATTCTCCAGAGGACCCCGGATATTAAAGATGATATTGATTTGTTAAGTACACTACTTTCTGCATGCCATATGCATGGTGAACTAGAACTAGGGGAGGAAATTGCAAGCTTGCTAATTGAGAGGGATCCTAATGATCCATCAACTTACATTATCTTAGCAAAGATGTACGCTTCTGGCAGAAAATGGAATGAGGCACGCAAAGTCAGACTGAAGATGAAAGAGCTCGGGCTGAAAAAGAATCCCGGGTGTAGCTGGATAGAGATTGATGGAAGAATTAAACCCTTCTTTGTTGAAGACACTGAAGTATCACAACAAGATATGATATATTCGTGTTTATCCATTCTTGCCAGTCACATGGAGAAGGATGAACTGGTTGTGGATGATTCGCATTAG